One Polaribacter sp. KT25b DNA segment encodes these proteins:
- a CDS encoding heme NO-binding domain-containing protein: MKGIVFTEFLDLVEDKFGLEMVDTIISQSNLTSEGIYTTIGTYSFSEMLSLLKNLSINTKISIDNLLLVYGEHFFAVLKNSYPDIIESYKEPIDMISSIENHIHIEVRKIYPDADLPTFIVEEKNVNSLTLIYKSSRAMHYFGLGLMNKTFEHFNSEAIIKLEKIKEVGTEVRFNIQKKAI, from the coding sequence ATGAAAGGAATTGTATTTACTGAATTTTTAGATTTGGTTGAAGATAAATTTGGGTTAGAAATGGTTGATACAATTATTTCTCAATCAAATTTAACTTCAGAAGGCATTTATACAACTATTGGTACTTACAGTTTTTCCGAAATGCTTAGTTTACTTAAAAATTTAAGTATTAACACAAAAATTTCAATCGATAATTTATTATTAGTTTATGGAGAACATTTTTTTGCAGTATTAAAAAACAGTTATCCAGATATTATTGAATCTTATAAAGAACCTATAGATATGATTTCATCTATAGAAAATCATATTCACATAGAAGTTAGAAAAATTTACCCAGACGCAGATTTACCAACATTTATTGTTGAAGAAAAGAATGTAAATTCGTTAACTTTAATCTATAAATCTAGTAGAGCAATGCACTATTTTGGTTTAGGTTTAATGAATAAAACATTTGAACATTTTAATTCTGAAGCCATTATAAAATTAGAAAAAATAAAAGAAGTTGGTACAGAGGTAAGATTTAACATCCAAAAAAAAGCAATTTAA
- a CDS encoding response regulator — protein sequence MEKSLKILLVEDNLIEIMKMKRTLSLLKLNHIMYEAKNGEEALNFLDNRSNIPDIILLDLNMPKINGIEFLRILKANDDLKHIPTIILTTSSNQKDLLECYRTGMSGYILKPLKYEDYVKKIEIVLSYWSVNELIKS from the coding sequence ATGGAGAAAAGTTTAAAGATTTTATTGGTTGAAGATAATTTGATTGAAATAATGAAAATGAAAAGAACTCTTTCGTTATTAAAATTAAATCACATAATGTATGAAGCTAAAAATGGCGAAGAAGCATTAAATTTCTTAGACAATAGATCTAATATTCCAGATATAATTTTATTAGATTTAAATATGCCTAAAATAAATGGTATAGAATTTCTTAGAATTTTAAAAGCTAATGATGATTTAAAACATATTCCTACCATAATTTTAACCACTTCTAGCAATCAAAAAGATTTACTTGAATGTTATAGAACTGGTATGTCTGGCTATATTTTAAAACCATTAAAATATGAAGATTACGTTAAGAAAATTGAAATAGTTTTATCTTATTGGAGCGTTAATGAATTGATTAAATCTTAA